In the Gossypium arboreum isolate Shixiya-1 chromosome 10, ASM2569848v2, whole genome shotgun sequence genome, one interval contains:
- the LOC108455924 gene encoding membrane protein PM19L-like, with the protein MATVGRNIAAPLLFLNLIMYFIVLGFASWCFNRFIDGQTAHPSMGGNGATGFFLTIAILAAVAGIVSKLAGGGHIRSWRSDSLAEAGSSSLIAWALTALAFGFACKHINIGGWRGWRLRVIEALIIILTLTELLYVCLIHAGLFGSRYGPGYRDTEYEDQPVPKGGHAITGSRV; encoded by the exons ATGGCCACAGTTGGAAGGAATATAGCAGCTCCATTGCTGTTTCTCAACTTGATCATGTATTTCATTGTGCTCGGATTCGCTAGCTGGTGTTTTAATCGGTTTATCGATGGCCAAACTGCTCACCCAA GTATGGGTGGAAATGGAGCCACCGGTTTCTTCTTGACAATCGCAATCTTGGCTGCTGTAGCCGGCATAGTTTCAAAGTTAGCAGGAGGGGGTCATATTAGGTCTTGGAGAAGTGATAGTTTGGCTGAAGCTGGTTCATCTTCGTTAATAGCTTGGGCCTTGACTGCATTAGCCTTTGG GTTTGCTTGCAAGCATATAAATATAGGAGGGTGGAGAGGGTGGAGATTGAGAGTAATTGAAGCTCTCATAATAATCCTCACATTAACCGAACTCTTGTATGTTTGTTTGATCCATGCTGGTCTATTTGGCAGTAGGTATGGACCAGGGTATCGAGACACCGAATACGAGGACCAGCCGGTGCCTAAGGGCGGCCATGCTATAACAGGATCTAGGGTTTGA
- the LOC108454605 gene encoding haloacid dehalogenase-like hydrolase domain-containing protein At2g33255, which translates to MIHINCPPKSRNPQSLNPINSLQNPSFPQSRMPSFLSKSFLRLPPKSLLFTMSTVAAAKSRLRGVVFDMDGTLTVPVIDFAAMYKAVLGDVEYKRIKAENPSGIDILHHIESWTAEKQQEAYKIIADFEKQGLDRLQIMPGAAELCGFLDAKKIRRGLITRNVKDAVDLFHQRFGMMFSPALSREFRPYKPNPAPLLHICSTWDVQPNEVMMVGDSLKDDVACGKNAGALTCLLDENGRYGSQDFANLDLTPDFKVSSLIEVHSLLKSNFDLTP; encoded by the exons ATGATTCACATCAATTGCCCACCAAAATCCAGAAACCCCCAAAGCCTCAATCCCATAAATAGCCTTCAAAATCCATCCTTCCCTCAATCTCGAATGCCTTCATTTCTCTCCAAATCCTTCCTCCGCTTGCCCCCTAAATCCCTTCTTTTTACCATGTCCACTGTCGCAGCAGCCAAATCCCGCCTCCGCGGCGTCGTTTTCGATATGGATGGCACCCTCACCGTCCCTGTCATCGACTTCGCCGCAATGTATAAGGCTGTCCTCGGAGACGTCGAGTACAAGCGAAtcaaagctgaaaacccctctgggATTGATATCTTGCACCACATTGAGAGTTGGACTGCCGAAAAGCAGCAAGAAGCTTACAAGATTATTGCTGATTTCGAAAAACAGGGCCTTGATCGCCTCCAAATCATGCCTG GTGCAGCTGAACTCTGTGGTTTTCTTGATGCAAAGAAAATACG AAGGGGACTAATCACTCGCAATGTCAAAGATGCAGTTGATCTGTTTCATCAACGATTCGGA ATGATGTTTTCTCCGGCACTCAGCCGAGAGTTTCGTCCTTATAAACCGAACCCTGCTCCTCTGCTGCATATATGTTCGACTTGGGACGTTCAACCAAATGAAGTGATGATGGTTGGTGATAGTCTTAAAGATGAT GTGGCTTGTGGGAAAAATGCAGGAGCATTAACATGTTTGCTTGATGAAAATGGGAGATATGGCTCTCAAGACTTCGCCAACTTGGATCTAACACCAGATTTCAAAGTGTCTTCCCTGATTGAAGTTCATTCTCTTCTGAAATCCAATTTTGACTTAACACCCTGA